A stretch of the Streptococcus himalayensis genome encodes the following:
- a CDS encoding flavodoxin, translating into MALAKIVFASMTGNTEEIADIVADRLKELGLDVDVDECTTVDAEDFLEADIAVVATYTYGDGELPDEIVDFYEDLAELDLSGKVYGVVGSGDTFYDEFCKAVDDFEAVFAGTGAEKGADCVKVDLSAEDEDIEKLENFANALVAKLG; encoded by the coding sequence ATGGCTTTAGCAAAGATTGTATTTGCAAGTATGACTGGAAATACGGAAGAAATCGCGGACATTGTCGCCGATCGCTTGAAAGAGTTGGGGTTAGATGTGGACGTGGATGAGTGTACAACCGTAGATGCAGAGGATTTTTTAGAAGCGGATATTGCTGTTGTTGCAACCTATACCTATGGTGATGGGGAATTGCCAGATGAAATCGTGGATTTTTATGAAGATTTGGCTGAGTTAGACCTGTCTGGTAAGGTTTATGGAGTTGTCGGATCTGGAGACACTTTCTACGATGAATTTTGTAAGGCAGTCGATGATTTTGAAGCTGTTTTTGCAGGTACAGGAGCTGAAAAAGGAGCTGATTGTGTCAAAGTAGACTTGTCTGCAGAAGATGAAGATATTGAAAAATTAGAAAACTTTGCCAATGCCCTAGTTGCTAAATTGGGATAA
- a CDS encoding chorismate mutase — protein sequence MDLLAIRQEIDQVDQALVTLLEKRMDLVGQVAAYKAQVGKAIFDRQREEEVLEKIAGLVENQDYRERLVETFAAIMKESRTYQASVLECEK from the coding sequence ATGGATTTGCTAGCGATTCGTCAGGAAATTGATCAAGTCGATCAAGCTTTGGTAACTTTGTTAGAAAAACGGATGGACTTGGTTGGTCAAGTAGCGGCTTACAAGGCACAGGTAGGAAAAGCGATTTTTGACCGCCAACGCGAAGAAGAAGTTTTGGAAAAAATTGCAGGATTAGTCGAAAATCAAGACTATCGTGAAAGATTAGTAGAGACGTTTGCAGCTATTATGAAGGAATCACGGACTTATCAAGCAAGTGTCTTGGAGTGCGAGAAATGA
- a CDS encoding chloride channel protein — MTRLIKAKEFILWSLFALVIGFLAGILATCFGQILLWVGEIRSNYIFVLLPFLPLIGLVIVWLYQRYGGRASQGMSLVFKVGQGEKEEIPRRLIPLVIVTTWFTHLFGGSAGREGVAVQLGATLSYQLGKRFFSLQEQRRLIVIGMAAGFAGLFQTPLAATLFAMEVLVVGSLALSAMWPALIAAFVASQTAHFLGLEKFSHALMDAPVWTSDLFGTLLILGFLFGLCGNAFAWCLSQTKALLNQYFPNPYRRVLILGTVLSVLLLVGQGRYAGLGTNLIAASFSGQAIASYDWIFKLLLTVLTLAVGYQGGEVTPLFAIGSSLGVVLAPFFGLPLEFVAALGYASVFAAATSTFLGPILIGCEVFGFEHFPAFFLVCSLAFLLNRANSIYSGQKIRE, encoded by the coding sequence ATGACAAGGCTCATCAAGGCCAAAGAATTTATCTTGTGGAGCTTGTTCGCTTTAGTTATCGGTTTTTTAGCTGGTATTTTAGCGACCTGTTTCGGTCAAATTCTCTTGTGGGTAGGGGAGATCCGGTCAAACTATATCTTTGTCTTGTTGCCGTTTCTACCTTTGATTGGTCTTGTGATTGTCTGGCTGTATCAGCGATATGGTGGGCGTGCTAGTCAAGGCATGTCCTTGGTGTTCAAAGTTGGTCAAGGGGAGAAGGAAGAAATTCCTAGACGCTTAATTCCCTTGGTGATAGTGACTACTTGGTTCACTCATTTATTTGGAGGGTCTGCTGGGCGAGAAGGAGTAGCAGTCCAGTTGGGAGCTACTCTTTCATACCAGTTGGGAAAACGATTTTTCTCCTTACAGGAGCAAAGACGCTTGATTGTCATTGGGATGGCAGCTGGTTTTGCAGGGCTTTTTCAAACACCCCTTGCGGCAACCTTGTTTGCTATGGAAGTTTTGGTGGTTGGCTCCCTAGCTTTGTCAGCCATGTGGCCGGCCCTTATTGCGGCCTTTGTAGCCAGCCAGACTGCTCATTTTCTAGGGCTTGAAAAATTCTCCCATGCTTTGATGGACGCTCCTGTATGGACATCGGATTTGTTTGGTACCTTGCTCATACTAGGCTTTTTGTTTGGTCTTTGTGGAAATGCATTTGCATGGTGCTTGTCCCAAACTAAGGCATTGCTTAATCAGTATTTTCCCAATCCATATAGACGTGTGTTAATCTTAGGGACTGTTCTGAGTGTGCTGTTACTGGTGGGGCAAGGCCGTTATGCAGGTTTGGGAACAAATTTGATTGCAGCTAGTTTTTCAGGTCAAGCTATTGCGAGTTATGATTGGATTTTTAAATTACTGTTAACGGTTCTGACGCTTGCAGTGGGTTATCAGGGAGGTGAGGTCACTCCCTTATTTGCGATAGGTTCGAGTCTAGGAGTGGTCTTAGCACCATTCTTTGGTTTGCCACTGGAGTTTGTAGCAGCCTTAGGATATGCTTCGGTCTTTGCTGCTGCAACTTCAACCTTTTTAGGTCCCATTCTCATTGGATGTGAAGTATTTGGATTTGAACATTTTCCAGCTTTTTTCCTTGTCTGCAGTCTGGCCTTTTTATTGAATCGTGCCAACTCTATTTATAGCGGGCAAAAAATACGAGAATGA
- the rplS gene encoding 50S ribosomal protein L19 has translation MNPLIQSLTEGQLRTDIPAFRPGDTVRVHAKVVEGNRERIQIFEGVVIARKGQGISENYTVRKISNGVGVERIFPLHTPRVEKIEVVRYGKVRRAKLYYLRALQGKAARIKEIRR, from the coding sequence ATGAATCCATTAATCCAAAGTTTGACAGAAGGTCAACTTCGTACTGATATCCCAGCGTTTCGCCCTGGAGACACTGTCCGCGTTCACGCAAAAGTTGTCGAAGGAAATCGCGAGCGTATCCAGATTTTTGAAGGCGTTGTTATCGCTCGCAAAGGTCAAGGAATCTCAGAAAACTACACAGTTCGTAAAATTTCTAACGGAGTTGGTGTAGAGCGTATCTTCCCACTTCACACACCACGTGTTGAAAAAATCGAAGTGGTACGTTACGGTAAAGTACGTCGTGCGAAATTGTACTACCTTCGTGCTCTTCAAGGAAAAGCTGCACGTATCAAAGAAATTCGTCGTTAA
- a CDS encoding alpha/beta fold hydrolase, producing the protein MKVYFIGGLGCNSFYPQDLLLELPFEVAYIDLYQEATLPFLENLETLALWFEKQVDLSEDVLLIAHSLGADLAVALAARYKTLHLILVDGGFLDMGKLCSLEEELAEARMYLEHTCYESLEQVIEEEKEAAPFWTENLEQAVRTSYIYDQSLSVFRLNLSFSLVKALLRLRRQVFGLLSEVVNPSLLILPELGKETPNWKKEALALLPEKVRVVELADCGHSLYTEKPREVGEIIVREWEKVFSARHGH; encoded by the coding sequence ATGAAAGTTTATTTTATCGGCGGCTTGGGGTGCAATTCTTTCTATCCACAAGATTTACTACTTGAACTTCCTTTTGAGGTAGCCTATATAGACCTTTATCAAGAAGCTACTCTTCCTTTTTTGGAAAATCTGGAGACGCTTGCTCTTTGGTTTGAGAAGCAAGTGGATTTGTCAGAGGACGTTTTACTGATAGCCCATTCTTTAGGAGCAGATTTGGCCGTGGCTTTGGCTGCTCGATATAAAACTCTTCATTTGATTTTAGTAGATGGCGGTTTTTTAGATATGGGAAAACTGTGCTCTTTGGAGGAGGAGTTGGCAGAGGCAAGGATGTATTTGGAACATACGTGTTATGAAAGTCTTGAACAAGTGATAGAAGAGGAAAAAGAAGCAGCACCTTTTTGGACAGAAAATTTGGAGCAAGCCGTTAGAACCTCTTATATCTATGATCAATCTTTGAGCGTTTTTCGTTTAAATCTATCTTTTTCTCTGGTCAAGGCACTGCTAAGGTTGCGTCGTCAAGTATTTGGACTGCTTTCTGAGGTTGTCAATCCCTCTTTACTAATCCTACCAGAACTTGGAAAAGAAACTCCGAATTGGAAAAAGGAGGCTCTGGCGTTATTGCCAGAAAAAGTAAGAGTTGTGGAGCTTGCAGATTGTGGGCACTCTCTTTACACGGAAAAACCGAGAGAAGTAGGGGAGATAATTGTTAGAGAATGGGAGAAAGTCTTTTCAGCCAGACACGGTCACTAA
- a CDS encoding ISL3 family transposase, whose protein sequence is MEQLNLITNFLKMKDKNITITNECDMGTHLELHGHLDYTAPKCPSCKGQMAKYDFQKASKIPYLETAGYPLLIRLRKRRFKCKECGKMAVAETPIVKKNHQISVAVNQKIAQLLIENQAMTHIAHRLSISTSTVIRKLNEFKFETDWDKLPEVMSWDEYAFKKGKMSFIAQDFDTNNIIAILDGRTQATIRNHFLRYPRQVRNRVKIITMDMFSPYYKLAKQLFPHAKIVLDRFHIVQHLSRAMNRVRIQIMNQFDRKSQEYRVLKRYWKLVQQDSRKLSDKRFYRPTFRMHLTNKEILDKLLSYSDELRQHYELYQLLLFHFQERNSEHFFDLIEQERATVNPIFQTVFKTFLKDKDKVLNALELPYSNAKLEATNNLIKVIKRNAFGFRNFENFKKRILIALNIKKEKTKLVLSRC, encoded by the coding sequence ATGGAACAACTAAATCTTATCACAAATTTTCTCAAAATGAAAGACAAAAATATCACGATCACTAATGAATGCGACATGGGAACTCACTTAGAACTCCACGGTCACTTGGATTACACAGCCCCTAAATGCCCTTCCTGCAAGGGACAAATGGCTAAGTATGACTTCCAGAAAGCCTCTAAAATCCCCTACTTAGAAACTGCTGGCTACCCACTACTTATCCGCCTTCGAAAGCGTCGTTTCAAGTGCAAGGAATGTGGGAAAATGGCGGTCGCTGAAACTCCTATTGTTAAGAAGAACCATCAAATATCTGTCGCTGTCAACCAGAAAATCGCACAATTACTCATCGAAAATCAAGCAATGACACATATCGCACACAGACTCTCCATTTCTACATCTACAGTTATTCGAAAACTCAATGAGTTTAAATTTGAAACGGATTGGGATAAGCTTCCAGAAGTCATGTCCTGGGATGAGTATGCCTTCAAGAAAGGGAAAATGAGCTTTATCGCTCAAGATTTTGACACAAATAACATCATCGCTATCCTTGATGGAAGAACGCAAGCAACCATCCGAAATCACTTTCTGAGATACCCTAGACAGGTCAGAAACCGCGTTAAAATCATCACTATGGACATGTTTAGCCCTTACTACAAATTGGCTAAACAGCTTTTTCCACATGCCAAAATCGTGCTTGATCGCTTCCACATTGTGCAACATCTCAGCCGTGCTATGAACCGTGTCCGCATACAAATCATGAATCAATTCGATAGAAAATCCCAGGAATACCGTGTCTTAAAACGCTACTGGAAACTGGTACAACAAGATAGCCGTAAACTCAGTGATAAACGATTTTATCGCCCTACATTTCGCATGCATTTGACCAATAAGGAAATCTTAGACAAGCTCCTATCCTACTCAGATGAGTTACGACAACATTATGAACTCTATCAACTTCTTTTATTCCATTTCCAAGAGAGGAACTCAGAGCATTTCTTTGACCTAATTGAGCAAGAAAGAGCCACTGTTAACCCTATTTTCCAGACGGTATTTAAGACCTTTCTAAAGGATAAGGACAAGGTTTTAAACGCTTTGGAATTGCCTTATTCCAACGCTAAATTGGAAGCTACCAATAATCTTATCAAAGTCATTAAACGAAATGCCTTTGGTTTCAGGAACTTTGAAAACTTCAAAAAGCGGATTTTGATTGCCTTAAACATCAAAAAAGAGAAGACCAAGTTGGTCCTCTCTAGGTGTTAG
- the hemW gene encoding radical SAM family heme chaperone HemW produces MQMKPTSAYVHIPFCTQICYYCDFSKVFIKNQPVDRYLEYLIREFESYEIGKLRTLYIGGGTPTALSAPQLDFLLRHLTENLDLSALEELTIEANPGDLDEEKIAVLKNSAVNRVSLGVQTFDNRMLKQIGRSHQEQDIYENITNLKKAGFDNISIDLIYALPKQTMEQVQENVAKALSLDIPHMSLYSLILENHTVFMNRMRRGKLPLPKEDLEAEMFEYIITELKKAGFDHYEISNFSKPGFESRHNLMYWDNAEYYGLGAGASGYVQGVRYKNHGPIRHYLEAVEAGNARITEEHLTLKEKMEEEMFLGLRKKSGVSKKRFEEKFGQSFEGLYGEIVADLITQGLLVPDKEMVRMTQKGLFLGDTVAEKFILE; encoded by the coding sequence ATGCAAATGAAACCGACATCCGCTTATGTGCATATTCCTTTTTGCACACAAATTTGTTATTATTGTGATTTTTCCAAGGTTTTTATTAAAAATCAGCCTGTGGATCGTTATTTGGAGTATTTGATTCGTGAATTTGAATCCTATGAGATTGGGAAACTGAGGACACTCTATATCGGAGGAGGCACTCCAACAGCTCTTTCAGCTCCCCAATTAGACTTTCTGCTCCGCCATTTAACGGAGAATTTAGATCTCAGTGCTCTGGAAGAATTGACCATCGAAGCCAATCCAGGTGATTTGGATGAGGAAAAGATTGCAGTGCTCAAGAATTCAGCTGTAAATCGTGTGTCTTTAGGTGTGCAGACGTTTGATAACCGCATGCTCAAGCAGATTGGTCGGAGCCACCAAGAGCAGGATATTTATGAGAATATTACCAACCTGAAAAAAGCAGGTTTTGACAATATTTCGATTGACTTGATTTATGCACTTCCCAAGCAGACGATGGAGCAGGTTCAGGAAAATGTTGCCAAAGCTCTGAGTCTTGATATCCCTCATATGAGCCTTTATAGCTTGATTTTAGAAAATCATACCGTCTTTATGAATCGGATGCGCCGTGGGAAATTGCCACTGCCTAAGGAAGATTTGGAAGCAGAGATGTTTGAGTACATTATCACAGAGCTGAAAAAAGCAGGCTTTGACCACTATGAGATTTCCAATTTTTCCAAGCCCGGCTTTGAAAGTCGTCACAATCTCATGTATTGGGACAATGCAGAATACTACGGTCTTGGGGCTGGAGCCTCAGGCTATGTGCAGGGAGTTCGTTATAAAAATCATGGCCCTATTCGGCATTATTTAGAGGCTGTCGAAGCCGGCAATGCTCGGATTACAGAGGAGCATTTGACCCTAAAGGAGAAAATGGAAGAAGAGATGTTTTTAGGCTTGCGAAAGAAATCTGGCGTTTCTAAAAAGCGATTTGAAGAGAAATTTGGACAGTCTTTTGAGGGCTTGTACGGTGAAATCGTGGCTGACTTGATTACTCAGGGGCTTTTGGTACCTGATAAGGAGATGGTCAGGATGACGCAAAAGGGTCTCTTTTTAGGGGATACCGTTGCAGAAAAATTTATATTGGAGTGA
- a CDS encoding acyl-ACP thioesterase domain-containing protein gives MGQIYQMQMKIPFDMSDVNGNIKIPQLILLSLQVSEMQSESLGISDQDLLEKHQLVWIVTDYEMILHRLPAFGDEIRIETEALSYNRLFCYRRFTIFDRDGEVLVEMLASFVMMNRETRKVQPVDGDLLAPYQSSFDKKVIRGPKYPATEMLEQKEFQIRFYDLDMNGHVNNSKYLDWIFEALGVAFLTSHVPRKINLKYVKEVRSDGTIASCVEREGLVSSHQIRSDAGIHAQAIIEWRKEENHV, from the coding sequence ATGGGACAGATTTATCAGATGCAGATGAAGATTCCCTTTGACATGAGTGATGTCAATGGAAATATTAAGATTCCTCAGTTGATTTTGCTTTCCTTGCAGGTATCAGAAATGCAGTCAGAAAGCTTGGGAATTAGCGATCAAGATTTGTTAGAGAAACACCAGCTGGTGTGGATTGTGACTGACTATGAAATGATTCTTCACCGTCTACCGGCTTTTGGAGATGAGATTAGAATTGAAACAGAGGCTCTGTCTTACAATCGCCTGTTTTGCTACCGACGTTTTACCATTTTTGACCGTGACGGAGAGGTATTGGTAGAAATGCTGGCCAGCTTTGTCATGATGAACCGAGAGACTAGAAAAGTTCAGCCTGTTGACGGAGATTTACTGGCACCGTATCAATCGTCATTTGATAAAAAGGTGATTCGAGGACCGAAATATCCAGCAACAGAAATGCTTGAACAAAAGGAATTTCAAATTCGTTTTTATGATTTGGATATGAATGGCCATGTCAATAATAGCAAGTATTTAGATTGGATTTTTGAAGCTTTGGGTGTGGCGTTTTTGACCAGCCATGTACCGCGTAAAATCAATCTCAAGTATGTGAAGGAAGTGCGTTCAGATGGCACTATTGCTTCATGTGTGGAAAGGGAGGGCTTGGTCAGTTCTCACCAAATTAGGAGCGATGCGGGTATTCACGCACAGGCAATCATTGAATGGAGAAAGGAAGAAAATCATGTATAA
- a CDS encoding TIGR01457 family HAD-type hydrolase yields the protein MMYKGYLIDLDGTIYMGKERIPAGEAFVHELQKRAIPYLFVTNNTTRTPQSVQEMLANHFNIETPLETIYTASLATIDYMKEKNLGNTVYVIGEEGLKSAIFKAGYVENKENPAYVVVGLDWQVDYEKFATATLAIQKGAHFIGTNPDLNIPTERGLLPGAGSLVALIEAATRVEPVFIGKPNQIIMDKAVEKLGFEKKDLLMVGDNYLTDIRAGIDNGIPSLLVTTGFTKSSEVADLPIPPTHVVESLAEWDFDAD from the coding sequence ATCATGTATAAGGGATATTTGATTGATTTAGATGGGACGATTTACATGGGAAAGGAGCGAATTCCAGCTGGAGAAGCCTTTGTGCATGAATTGCAAAAACGTGCCATTCCCTATCTGTTTGTGACCAATAATACCACGCGAACACCTCAGTCGGTCCAGGAAATGTTAGCAAACCATTTCAATATTGAAACCCCTTTAGAGACGATTTACACAGCGAGCCTTGCGACTATTGACTACATGAAGGAGAAAAATCTGGGCAATACCGTCTATGTGATTGGAGAAGAGGGGCTAAAAAGTGCGATTTTCAAGGCTGGCTATGTGGAGAACAAAGAAAATCCCGCCTATGTGGTCGTTGGCTTGGATTGGCAAGTGGACTATGAAAAGTTTGCAACGGCGACCCTAGCCATTCAAAAAGGAGCCCACTTTATTGGCACCAATCCTGACTTGAATATTCCAACCGAGCGAGGTTTATTGCCTGGAGCTGGCTCTTTGGTTGCCTTAATTGAAGCAGCAACACGGGTAGAGCCTGTTTTTATCGGCAAGCCCAATCAAATCATCATGGATAAGGCAGTTGAAAAATTAGGCTTTGAAAAGAAAGACCTTCTCATGGTTGGAGATAACTATCTGACGGACATTCGTGCAGGTATTGATAATGGCATTCCAAGTTTACTGGTGACAACAGGATTTACCAAGTCAAGTGAAGTCGCAGATTTACCAATTCCACCAACGCATGTGGTAGAAAGCTTAGCGGAGTGGGATTTCGATGCGGATTAA
- a CDS encoding TIGR01906 family membrane protein, producing the protein MRIKWTFIASQIWLLALAILLTIYLMWLVYPIEIRYLHLSDQTYLSQSTIAYNFTILMNYLTNPFVQVLAMPDFRSSAAGVHHFQAVKWLFHLVQALSILLLPFAYLFYKKVIKAGYFSLFTRKILGVLLTPLVIGLAALGMGFDLFFTLFHQILFVGDDTWLFDPRFDPVIRILPEELFLHAFLLFFVLYEGMLIVLYIWSRQKKGEPLWKI; encoded by the coding sequence ATGCGGATTAAATGGACGTTTATTGCGAGTCAAATTTGGCTGTTGGCTCTGGCTATTTTGTTGACGATTTACTTGATGTGGCTCGTGTATCCGATAGAAATTCGGTATCTTCATTTATCAGACCAGACTTATTTGAGCCAAAGTACGATTGCTTATAATTTTACGATTCTGATGAACTATCTAACCAATCCGTTTGTGCAGGTGTTAGCGATGCCTGATTTTCGCTCTTCGGCTGCTGGTGTCCATCATTTTCAAGCAGTGAAGTGGTTGTTTCACCTCGTTCAAGCTCTGAGCATCCTCTTGCTCCCTTTTGCCTATCTTTTTTACAAAAAAGTGATCAAAGCAGGCTATTTTTCCTTGTTTACTAGAAAGATATTAGGTGTTCTTTTAACGCCCTTGGTCATCGGATTAGCAGCTTTAGGGATGGGATTTGACCTCTTTTTTACCCTTTTTCATCAAATCCTCTTTGTGGGGGATGATACCTGGCTGTTTGACCCGAGATTTGACCCAGTTATTCGGATTTTGCCGGAAGAATTATTCTTGCATGCCTTTCTACTCTTCTTTGTCCTATATGAGGGCATGCTCATCGTTTTGTATATTTGGAGTCGCCAAAAGAAAGGAGAGCCTTTATGGAAAATATGA
- a CDS encoding CPBP family intramembrane glutamic endopeptidase, with the protein MENMKQARRDVGTFSGLCLLYGMVMLLVSGFWGMVVTLYQALQHPGRAEEIAYETYEFLQTDGTHYLISVGFGVLIFYLYRNGKLFKSDLRTNKKMTAAWFFRFLPFLFFAQFAFFGVNFIFESILNLFGWTMAPAVEQASGQSESWTMFLYASILGPISEELIFRGAGLRTFETNGKMFAIVMSSMLFGVFHGNLSQFFFAAGVGLLFAYVTIEYSIYWAMLLHIINNLVISDGISRLSMVMPGEIVESVYLGLLGIGSILSILLLIRYRFAIKQYVKDHRPPKGIYQQVFRSPLLWIFILLLVYLSLGTLAPLG; encoded by the coding sequence ATGGAAAATATGAAACAAGCACGTCGTGATGTAGGGACGTTTTCAGGATTGTGCCTTTTATATGGCATGGTGATGCTTTTAGTGTCTGGTTTTTGGGGGATGGTGGTTACTCTTTATCAAGCCTTGCAACATCCAGGCAGGGCGGAAGAAATCGCCTATGAAACCTATGAATTTTTACAAACAGATGGCACCCACTACTTGATTTCCGTTGGATTTGGGGTTTTGATTTTTTACCTCTATCGCAATGGAAAATTATTCAAATCAGATTTGCGGACAAATAAGAAAATGACAGCTGCTTGGTTTTTCCGCTTTCTTCCATTTTTGTTTTTCGCCCAATTTGCTTTTTTTGGCGTGAACTTCATTTTTGAGAGTATATTAAATCTTTTTGGTTGGACCATGGCACCTGCAGTGGAGCAGGCTTCTGGTCAATCGGAAAGCTGGACTATGTTTTTATACGCAAGCATTTTGGGACCCATATCAGAGGAGCTGATTTTCCGTGGTGCTGGCTTGCGGACATTTGAAACTAATGGAAAAATGTTTGCCATTGTGATGTCATCGATGCTGTTTGGCGTCTTTCATGGCAATCTTTCTCAATTCTTTTTTGCGGCAGGCGTTGGCTTGCTCTTTGCCTATGTAACTATCGAATACTCGATTTATTGGGCGATGCTCCTTCATATTATCAATAATTTAGTGATTAGTGATGGGATTTCTCGCCTGTCAATGGTCATGCCTGGCGAAATCGTAGAGAGTGTTTACTTAGGATTGCTAGGAATTGGCTCCATCCTCTCCATCCTACTCTTGATTCGCTACCGCTTTGCCATAAAGCAGTACGTGAAAGACCATCGACCACCAAAAGGGATTTATCAGCAGGTCTTTCGTTCCCCTTTGCTGTGGATTTTTATCCTGCTTTTGGTTTATCTCTCTTTGGGCACCCTTGCTCCTTTAGGATAA
- a CDS encoding IS1182 family transposase encodes MFHKENPDYNRRQVGFYTLEELVPKDHFLRQLEETVDFSVIYDLVEDSYSSDKGRPSLDPVMLVKIPLIQCFYGIRSMRQTIKDIEVNVAYRWFLGLSLDDKVPHFTTYGKNYSRRFAETEVITRIFEHVLNLCLTAGLVDTDEIFIDGTHIKAAANNHKYRRQEVEAQAKWMSEQLEKEIAQDRVTHEKKPLKPAAKGEANTKKMSTTDPDSGWFHKGEHKEVFAYAAQVACDKHGWALAYTVEAGNVHDSQAFPALFAKLEPFHPNYIIADSGYKTPSIAKCLLDQHITPVFPYTRPRGKKGMLRPNDFIYDEHYDVYLCPENQVLSYSTTNRSGYREYKSNPKTCATCPLLKSCTESKTKQKLVTRHIWKGYMEICEEIRHQRGMKERYQHRKETIERLFGTAKEYHNLRYTREIGKLKMRDKVGLTLACLNLKKLVKMRAGRSFYVALIYSFRLLFSKITQQTKRQTSLRASLSSV; translated from the coding sequence ATGTTTCACAAAGAAAATCCCGATTATAACCGTCGTCAAGTAGGCTTCTATACGCTTGAAGAGTTAGTTCCAAAGGACCACTTTCTGCGTCAGTTGGAGGAAACTGTCGACTTTTCTGTCATCTATGACTTGGTGGAGGATAGTTATTCCTCAGACAAGGGTCGTCCTAGCCTTGACCCTGTTATGCTGGTCAAAATCCCTCTGATTCAGTGCTTCTATGGCATTCGCTCCATGCGTCAGACCATCAAGGACATTGAGGTCAATGTTGCCTATCGTTGGTTTCTGGGCTTGAGTCTGGACGATAAGGTGCCTCATTTTACCACATACGGTAAAAACTACAGCCGTCGTTTCGCTGAAACAGAAGTGATCACGCGTATCTTCGAACATGTCCTCAATCTCTGTTTGACTGCTGGATTAGTGGATACAGATGAGATTTTCATCGACGGAACGCACATCAAAGCAGCTGCCAACAACCATAAATACAGACGACAAGAGGTCGAGGCTCAAGCTAAATGGATGAGTGAACAACTCGAAAAAGAAATCGCACAAGATCGGGTAACACATGAAAAAAAGCCCTTAAAGCCCGCCGCAAAAGGCGAGGCTAACACTAAAAAGATGTCCACGACTGACCCTGATAGTGGTTGGTTTCATAAGGGGGAGCATAAGGAGGTTTTCGCTTATGCAGCACAGGTGGCTTGCGACAAACACGGTTGGGCATTAGCCTATACTGTTGAAGCAGGCAATGTCCATGATAGTCAAGCTTTCCCTGCTCTTTTCGCAAAGCTAGAACCGTTTCACCCCAACTATATCATCGCTGACTCTGGTTATAAAACTCCCAGTATTGCCAAATGTCTACTGGACCAGCATATCACACCTGTCTTTCCCTACACCAGACCTCGTGGCAAGAAGGGCATGTTACGACCGAATGATTTCATTTATGACGAGCATTATGACGTCTACCTCTGCCCTGAAAACCAAGTCTTGTCTTACAGCACTACCAACCGTTCTGGCTATCGAGAATACAAGAGTAACCCTAAGACTTGTGCAACCTGTCCACTCCTAAAGAGTTGTACTGAAAGTAAGACCAAGCAGAAGCTAGTCACCAGACATATCTGGAAAGGTTACATGGAGATTTGTGAAGAGATTCGCCACCAAAGAGGGATGAAAGAGCGATATCAGCATCGTAAGGAGACGATAGAGCGACTCTTTGGGACGGCTAAAGAATACCATAATCTCCGCTATACAAGAGAAATTGGTAAGCTCAAAATGCGAGATAAGGTTGGGCTGACTTTGGCGTGCCTTAATCTCAAAAAACTGGTGAAAATGAGGGCAGGAAGGTCTTTTTATGTTGCCCTAATCTACTCTTTTAGACTACTTTTTTCAAAAATAACACAGCAAACAAAAAGACAAACTAGTTTAAGGGCTAGTTTGTCTTCGGTCTGA
- the ndk gene encoding nucleoside-diphosphate kinase has translation MEETFFMIKPDGVRRGLIGKVLERIERRGFRIERLELRSSVSQTLIDQHYESLVEQPFYPAIRDFMMSGPLVVGILSGESAIASWRQMMGATRPEEALPGTIRGDFAQAAPLGQTIQNIVHGSDSVESAAREIALWFEKEH, from the coding sequence ATGGAAGAGACATTTTTTATGATTAAGCCAGATGGTGTCAGACGTGGATTGATTGGGAAAGTTTTGGAGAGGATTGAGCGTAGAGGATTTCGGATTGAACGATTAGAATTGCGTTCGTCGGTCAGTCAAACATTGATTGATCAGCATTATGAAAGTTTGGTAGAACAGCCTTTTTATCCAGCTATTCGAGATTTTATGATGAGTGGTCCCTTGGTTGTGGGAATTCTTTCAGGAGAGAGTGCCATCGCTTCTTGGCGTCAGATGATGGGAGCAACACGGCCAGAAGAAGCACTGCCTGGGACGATTCGAGGAGATTTTGCACAGGCTGCACCGCTAGGGCAAACCATCCAAAATATTGTTCATGGCTCAGATTCTGTTGAATCTGCTGCGCGTGAAATAGCTCTCTGGTTTGAAAAAGAACACTAA